A genome region from Triticum aestivum cultivar Chinese Spring chromosome 2B, IWGSC CS RefSeq v2.1, whole genome shotgun sequence includes the following:
- the LOC123043418 gene encoding probable LRR receptor-like serine/threonine-protein kinase At3g47570, with translation MAPQVFRTQSLIVHSHHALSLLCAILVFLSSNTMVFTSAQASNRSESDRQALLCFKSGISVDPLSALESWRNDSLDFCSWSGVFCSIALPVRVVVIQIRSARLTGTLSRCIAGLSSLEQMDLGYNGLSGSVPEEIGELGSLRTLDLAGNKFAGNIPLSLGASASLSYVNLADNSLSGVIPHSLSNSSSLSVIMLSWNNLSGVIPANLLMSSKLSYVDLQWNALSGAIPHFQKMDALKYLCLEGNLLSGNIPASLGNVSSLRSLMLGQNMLSGNIPAEIDNLVSLTELDMGQNMLSGQIPLTVWNLSNLFVLKLSMNRLSGKIPSTVSNLAQLGMFYLDDNELSGNIPANIGKFKRLLMLNLSVNRLDGFIPRELFSIPTLSLGLDLSNNNLTGRIPQEVGNLINLGLLNVSNNKLIGGLPFELGWCVQLLSLQMENNMLSGQIPQSLSALKVMQQIDLSENNLTGQVSQFFGNFSSLNYINISYNKFDGPVPTGGIFGNSTAVFLQGNTGLCETAAAIFGLPICPATSATKRKINAPLLLIITALITIASVIFVVVTIMKGPRTQPPEDFKETMKRVSYGDILKATNWFSLVNRISLSHTASVYIGRFESETDLVAIKVFHLSKQGSRTSFSTECEVLKNTRHRNLVQAITLCSTIDFEGDEFKAIAYEFMANGSLDMWIHPRVHGGSPRRLLSLGQRIRIAADVASALDYMHNHLTPPLIHCDLKPGNVLLDYDMTSRIGDFGSAQFLSSGIGGPAGLVGVGGTIGYIAPEYGMGCKISTDYDVYSFGVLLLEMLTAIRPTDALCGDALSLHKYVNLAFPDRIAEVLDPHMPSEEDQMAASERMQKYVIPLVGIGLMCTMESPNDRPGMHDVCARIVAIKEAVAL, from the exons TCCTTGTATTTCTGTCCTCCAACACAATGGTGTTCACATCAGCACAAGCTAGCAACAGATCCGAGAGTGACCGGCAAGCCCTTCTCTGCTTCAAATCTGGCATCTCCGTGGACCCTCTCAGTGCTCTTGAATCATGGCGCAACGACTCGCTTGACTTCTGCAGCTGGAGCGGGGTCTTCTGCAGCATTGCCCtcccagtccgtgttgtggtcatacAAATCAGGTCTGCACGGCTCACAGGAACACTATCCAGATGCATAGCAGGCCTTAGTTCTCTAGAGCAGATGGACCTTGGGTACAATGGATTGTCTGGAAGCGTGCCTGAAGAGATAGGTGAGCTTGGGAGCCTCCGAACTCTGGATCTTGCGGGAAACAAGTTTGCAGGTAACATCCCTCTGTCGTTAGGTGCATCTGCATCCCTTAGCTATGTCAACCTCGCAGACAATTCTCTTAGTGGAGTTATCCCTCATTCCTTATCAAATAGTTCGTCACTCAGTGTGATAATGCTCTCATGGAACAACTTATCTGGGGTGATCCCGGCTAATCTGCTCATGTCATCCAAACTTTCCTATGTTGATCTCCAGTGGAATGCTCTCTCAGGGGCAATCCCACATTTCCAAAAGATGGATGCTCTGAAATATTTATGTCTTGAAGGGAATTTACTTTCTGGTAATATACCAGCATCTTTGGGAAATGTTTCGTCCTTGCGTTCCCTCATGCTAGGACAAAACATGCTCTCTGGAAACATACCAGCTGAGATAGACAACCTTGTAAGCCTCACTGAGCTTGACATGGGCCAGAACATGCTCTCTGGACAAATTCCCCTGACAGTTTGGAACTTGAGCAACTTGTTTGTCCTGAAACTTTCCATGAATAGGTTGTCAGGTAAAATTCCATCAACGGTTAGTAATCTAGCTCAACTCGGAATGTTTTATCTTGATGACAATGAATTGTCTGGAAACATACCAGCAAATATAGGAAAATTCAAAAGGCTGCTTATGCTGAACTTATCAGTTAACCGCCTTGATGGATTCATACCAAGAGAACTATTCAGTATTCCCACCCTTTCACTGGGTTTGGACTTGTCAAACAACAACCTGACTGGGCGGATACCACAGGAAGTTGGTAACCTGATCAATCTTGGCCTCCTTAATGTTTCCAACAACAAATTAATTGGTGGCCTTCCTTTTGAACTTGGCTGGTGTGTCCAATTATTATCCCTTCAAATGGAAAACAACATGCTTAGTGGGCAGATTCCTCAGTCTCTCAGTGCACTGAAGGTCATGCAGCAGATAGATCTGTCCGAGAACAATTTAACTGGTCAAGTTTCACAGTTTTTCGGGAACTTCAGCAGCTTGAATTATATTAATATATCGTACAACAAATTTGATGGGCCAGTACCGACAGGTGGTATATTTGGAAATTCAACTGCAGTATTCCTGCAAGGTAACACAGGGTTATGTGAAACAGCTGCTGCCATATTTGGACTGCCCATTTGCCCCGCCACCTCAGCAACAAAAAGGAAGATCAATGCACCTCTGCTGCTGATAATAACTGCACTGATTACTATTGCTTCGGTTATATTTGTTGTTGTCACTATTATGAAGGGGCCCAGAACTCAACCACCTGAAGACTTCAAGGAGACAATGAAGAGGGTGTCATATGGGGATATCCTTAAAGCCACCAATTGGTTCTCTCTGGTCAACCGGATCAGCTTGAGTCACACAGCATCAGTCTACATTGGTCGGTTTGAGTCCGAAACAGATCTAGTGGCCATCAAGGTGTTCCATCTTAGCAAGCAAGGTTCGAGAACTAGCTTTTCCACCGAGTGTGAAGTGCTGAAAAACACCCGCCACCGCAATCTGGTTCAAGCCATCACCTTATGCTCAACCATAGATTTTGAGGGCGATGAATTCAAGGCTATAGCATACGAGTTCATGGCAAACGGTAGCCTGGACATGTGGATACACCCAAGGGTTCATGGAGGCAGCCCAAGGAGGCTGCTGAGCTTGGGTCAGCGGATACGTATTGCTGCTGATGTGGCTTCTGCTCTGGACTATATGCACAACCATCTGACACCTCCTTTGATCCACTGCGATCTGAAGCCAGGCAATGTGCTGCTGGACTATGACATGACATCACGCATCGGTGACTTTGGGTCCGCCCAGTTTCTCTCTTCAGGTATTGGCGGACCAGCAGGCTTGGTTGGCGTCGGAGGAACGATTGGATATATTGCACCTG AATATGGGATGGGATGCAAAATATCGACAGACTATGATGTGTACAGCTTCGGGGTGCTGCTACTGGAGATGCTCACGGCAATTCGACCAACGGACGCACTATGCGGCGACGCTCTCAGCCTTCACAAGTATGTCAACCTAGCCTTCCCCGACAGAATCGCTGAAGTTCTAGATCCCCACATGCCATCCGAGGAGGATCAGATGGCTGCTTCTGAACGGATGCAGAAATACGTTATACCTTTGGTCGGTATTGGCCTGATGTGTACCATGGAATCGCCGAATGATAGACCAGGAATGCATGATGTTTGTGCCAGAATTGTTGCCATCAAAGAGGCAGTTGCCTTGTGA
- the LOC123043419 gene encoding probable LRR receptor-like serine/threonine-protein kinase At3g47570, with amino-acid sequence MPSFLSLLCIFLILFSFNTTTIEAAQGNKSEIDRQALLCFKSGINSYPHGILNSWSDDSLHFCSWKGVTCSTKFPPRVVSLNLTSTRLSGKISGCVGNLTFLSSMNLADNDLSGTIPEELGKLPNLHTLNLANNSLTGGIPLSLTNCSSLSTLILSRTLFDNLSKLTKVDLQKNSFTGLIPRFHKVTALKLLCLTENFLSGSIPPSIGNVSSLTSILLGQNKLSGLIPETIGHTTKLLELDLSFNSLSGNVPVSLYNMSSLKNFSVGSNALVGQLPSNIGYSLPNLQSLILGSNRLEGLIPASLANMLNLQILDLSNNSLHGSVPSLGSLTNLRQLVLGRNLLEAHDWSFLTSLASCTQLTKLSLEGNALNGSLPIAVVNLSTTLEELSLASNQISGSIPVEISNLVNLTSLRMESNFLSGRIPSTIGKLQYLYILSLSNNKLSGQIPPSVGDITQLGKLYLDDNNLSGNIPGNLGQCKGLLELNLSRNNLNGSVPAKLFDNPPFSFGLDFSHNNLTGELPFGTHGAGYGPTSLHMEGNKFRGQIPASWNSLLSTQQINLSHNDLSGTVPEFFEHLSMLEQLDLSYNNLEGAVPTSGIFENSAAVVLDGNKGLCSNSSRLALPICPGISAANKTKHHKSKHHRSLLATLLLIVLPPLTISSLVLLWLLFTLWDRGVLFTHCKNLILSFSPSDVLSKIFRLFGHLKRREVHTVPSHEEKLKRVSYSDILEATDWFSSGHKISSSCTGSVYVGRFKFENDLVAIKVFNLNEPGANESFFTECQVLRSTRHRNILKCVTSCSTTDTERNELKALVYQFMANGSLERWLHPKQHNGTPNRTLSLRLRICIAVDVASALDYLHNELTPSLMHCDLKPSNILLDYDMTARIGDFGSAKFLSPVLGSLEHLISFRGTIGYMAPEYGMGCQISAGGDVYSFGVILLELLTGKRPTDDMFVDGLSLCKFCQSMFPDRVAEILDPHVAHEEHQRCEEVDAEAWMQRYIVPLVALGLSCTVESPNDRPGMKDVYAKLSVIRSSFLERRDD; translated from the exons ATGCCCTCATTTTTGTCTCTACTCTGTATTTTTCTCATCCTTTTCTCCTTCAACACTACAACAATCGAAGCAGCACAAGGAAACAAGTCCGAGATTGATCGGCAAGCCCTCCTTTGCTTCAAGTCCGGCATCAATTCTTATCCCCATGGCATCCTAAATTCATGGAGTGATGACTCACTTCACTTTTGCAGCTGGAAAGGGGTCACTTGCAGCACAAAGTTTCCACCCCGGGTGGTCTCTCTTAACCTCACCTCTACTCGTCTCAGTGGGAAAATTTCTGGATGTGTAGGCAACTTGACCTTTCTATCATCGATGAACCTTGCCGATAATGATCTGTCGGGAACCATCCCTGAAGAGTTGGGTAAGCTCCCAAACCTCCATACGCTGAATCTTGCCAATAATAGTCTGACCGGTGGTATCCCTCTCTCATTGACCAATTGTTCCTCACTCAGCACACTTATACTGTCTCGTACTTTGTTTGATAACTTATCTAAGCTTACTAAGGTTGATCTCCAGAAGAATTCTTTCACGGGACTCATCCCACGTTTCCATAAGGTCACAGCACTCAAACTTCTTTGCCTGACAGAGAACTTCCTCTCTGGAAGCATACCTCCTTCAATAGGAAATGTTTCTTCCCTGACATCTATATTGCTCGGCCAAAATAAGCTATCAGGATTAATTCCAGAAACTATAGGTCACACTACAAAACTACTTGAGCTTGACCTAAGTTTCAACAGTTTATCAGGTAATGTCCCGGTTTCTCTTTATAACATGTCATCACTCAAAAACTTTAGTGTTGGCAGCAATGCCCTTGTTGGACAGTTACCATCTAACATTGGTTACTCGCTACCAAACCTCCAGTCCCTAATCCTGGGAAGCAACAGGCTGGAGGGCCTGATCCCTGCTTCACTAGCCAACATGTTAAATCTTCAAATACTTGATCTTTCAAACAACTCGTTACATGGCTCTGTGCCATCTCTTGGTTCGTTGACAAACTTGCGTCAGTTAGTTTTAGGGAGGAACTTGCTAGAAGCACATGACTGGTCATTTCTTACATCTCTGGCAAGTTGCACCCAGCTGACAAAATTGTCCTTGGAAGGGAATGCTCTGAATGGCAGCTTACCTATAGCAGTTGTTAATCTTTCCACAACGCTAGAAGAGTTATCGCTTGCATCAAACCAAATTTCGGGCTCCATACCTGTTGAGATTAGCAATCTTGTTAATCTCACTTCGCTTAGGATGGAAAGCAATTTTCTTTCGGGAAGGATACCATCTACCATTGGGAAACTGCAATACCTATATATCCTAAGTCTATCGAACAACAAATTATCAGGTCAGATCCCTCCCTCAGTTGGTGACATCACTCAATTGGGCAAGCTTTATCTTGATGATAACAACTTGAGTGGAAACATACCTGGTAATTTAGGTCAGTGCAAGGGACTTCTTGAACTAAACTTGTCTCGGAACAATCTCAATGGGTCAGTACCAGCCAAACTGTTTGATAATCCTCCATTTTCCTTCGGTCTAGACTTCTCACATAACAATCTCACTGGGGAACTGCCTTTTGGTACACATGGTGCTGGTTATGGTCCAACATCCCTTCACATGGAAGGAAACAAGTTTCGTGGACAAATCCCAGCAAGCTGGAACTCACTATTATCAACCCAGCAGATTAATCTTTCTCACAATGACTTATCTGGTACTGTGCCTGAATTCTTTGAGCACCTTAGTATGCTGGAGCAACTTGATCTGTCTTACAACAACTTGGAAGGGGCTGTTCCTACAAGTGGGATCTTTGAGAATTCTGCCGCAGTAGTTTTGGATGGAAACAAGGGACTCTGTTCGAATTCCTCGAGGCTAGCATTACCAATTTGTCCTGGCATCTCAGCAGCAAATAAAACAAAGCACCATAAGTCCAAGCACCATCGGTCCTTGCTGGCGACCTTGCTGCTAATT gTACTACCACCACTTACTATTTCTTCCCTAGTATTGCTGTGGCTTCTGTTCACTCTTTGGGATAGAGGGGTATTATTCACTCATTGCAAGAATTTGATTTTATCATTTTCACCATCGGACGTTTTGTCCAAGATTTTTCGCCTTTTTGGCCATCTCAAGCGAAGGGAAGTGCATACAGTTCCGTCCCATGAGGAGAAGCTGAAAAGAGTGTCATACAGTGACATCCTTGAAGCTACTGATTGGTTTTCGTCGGGACACAAAATAAGCTCAAGCTGTACTGGGTCGGTCTATGTTGGGAGGTTCAAGTTTGAAAATGATCTGGTGGCTATCAAAGTATTCAACCTGAATGAACCTGGCGCTAATGAAAGTTTCTTTACTGAGTGTCAGGTGCTACGGAGCACACGCCATCGAAACATTCTGAAGTGTGTGACTTCATGCTCGACGACGGACACAGAACGCAATGAGCTCAAAGCACTAGTCTACCAATTCATGGCTAATGGCAGCCTTGAAAGATGGCTTCACCCTAAGCAACACAATGGCACACCAAATAGAACCCTAAGCTTACGGCTGAGGATATGCATAGCCGTGGATGTGGCCTCTGCTCTCGATTATCTTCACAACGAACTGACGCCGTCTTTGATGCATTGTGATTTGAAGCCAAGCAACATTCTTTTAGATTATGATATGACTGCACGTATTGGAGACTTTGGTTCAGCAAAGTTTCTGTCGCCAGTTTTGGGTAGCCTAGAACACTTGATCAGTTTCCGAGGAACAATTGGATACATGGCACCTG AGTACGGAATGGGTTGCCAGATCTCAGCAGGAGGTGATGTCTATAGTTTTGGAGTGATTCTACTGGAGTTGCTTACCGGAAAACGACCAACCGATGATATGTTCGTGGATGGGCTTAGCCTTTGTAAGTTTTGTCAATCCATGTTCCCAGACAGAGTTGCAGAGATTCTAGATCCTCATGTGGCGCATGAGGAGCATCAGCGGTGCGAAGAAGTGGACGCGGAAGCATGGATGCAGCGATATATTGTCCCGCTGGTTGCCCTAGGGCTGTCATGTACCGTGGAATCTCCCAATGATAGGCCTGGAATGAAGGATGTTTatgcaaaactatctgttatcagaAGCTCTTTTCTGGAACGCCGTGATGATTGA